One region of Deinococcus koreensis genomic DNA includes:
- a CDS encoding type IV secretory system conjugative DNA transfer family protein, protein MRTHRILLAFLAWAAALGVLVSLAWLGSVAWQQLLDAGQALANRGWARAIRVSPELGIFVPRCLIDTACGEVLLRVWGRSIPQWQLYIPFAPLVVWIVLGITERFGGKFQDPGQGRWAETKDLGSYLKDSPRQPRRIGYMGLVGKGVLRLPENARCAHTLIIGGTGAGKTTRYLNPNLLLDARDGLSAVVFDLKYPDPRSGFLETINFFRAWGRRVYAFTPFDPDSARLPLLDGVKTFQHAFEIAEIFRPTGQQDGAVFYRNNERQLLAGLILGVSIDGQPTMRRVYELLSQGADPLRAYVNERPAVREVLAALLGLKTDVLAGICTGLAGDLQLFLHPYLNRATSAGPGHLLDLRRLCLEPGFLYIGVPQEELQGGKGQVLLRLFKKLLDQAILEVAGEHGGRLPVHLSVYLDEFPSFGPLPNIAENLATMRSRRVAYHIALQNRAQGEAVYGRDEFRAMINNNFAQMVIFPRSLRLEDAQFFSESFGEVTVREESHSVNQEPGLFGIMGRSRQSRSFKEVARRLLTAEAMRTFPDGSAVVELVGTPPVIVRMPRLDERDSPLRQVYRRIQSRFAIPQLRRPDAALPEEPRHAVSAVSAEPPRNPLAETFRVWVGDLLQGGVPLALALDDQGKPLELILQTGDLDGLPVEAAAWADKGWVQTGTHTLTVTRLGLSRVERLWKALCEQQARLPALRWAADHAALLEGHPRAKNSAQSPLGRWTPGSVWLPLDVALDVLEAASVDWQDIELAGRSVSLVEVRWAAQDAVVLETSQVMASA, encoded by the coding sequence ATGCGCACTCACCGCATCCTTCTGGCTTTCCTGGCCTGGGCGGCCGCCCTGGGCGTGCTCGTCAGCCTGGCCTGGCTGGGCTCGGTGGCCTGGCAGCAGCTGCTCGACGCCGGTCAGGCTTTGGCGAACCGGGGCTGGGCCCGGGCCATCCGCGTGTCGCCCGAGCTGGGCATCTTCGTGCCGCGCTGCCTGATCGATACGGCGTGTGGGGAGGTGCTGCTGCGGGTCTGGGGCCGCTCGATTCCGCAGTGGCAGCTGTACATTCCCTTCGCGCCCCTGGTGGTCTGGATCGTCCTGGGCATCACCGAGCGCTTTGGCGGCAAGTTCCAGGATCCCGGACAGGGGCGCTGGGCCGAGACCAAAGACCTGGGCAGCTACCTGAAAGACTCGCCCCGCCAGCCCCGGCGCATCGGCTACATGGGTCTCGTCGGCAAGGGCGTGCTGCGGCTGCCTGAGAATGCGCGCTGCGCGCACACCCTGATCATCGGCGGTACAGGCGCGGGCAAGACCACCCGCTACCTGAATCCCAACCTGCTGCTGGACGCCAGAGACGGCCTGAGCGCCGTGGTGTTCGATCTCAAATACCCCGATCCACGCAGCGGCTTCCTGGAAACCATCAACTTTTTCCGGGCCTGGGGTCGTCGGGTCTATGCCTTCACCCCCTTCGACCCGGACAGCGCCCGATTGCCGCTGCTGGACGGCGTGAAAACCTTCCAGCACGCCTTCGAGATCGCCGAGATCTTCCGGCCCACCGGCCAGCAGGACGGCGCCGTGTTCTACCGCAACAACGAACGTCAACTGCTCGCGGGCCTGATTCTGGGCGTCTCGATCGACGGCCAGCCGACCATGCGGCGGGTCTACGAACTGCTGAGCCAGGGCGCCGATCCCCTGCGCGCCTACGTCAACGAGCGCCCCGCCGTGCGCGAGGTGCTGGCTGCCCTGCTGGGCCTCAAGACCGACGTGCTGGCCGGCATCTGTACCGGGCTGGCCGGCGACTTGCAGCTGTTTCTCCATCCCTACCTGAACCGCGCCACCAGCGCCGGGCCGGGCCACCTGCTCGATCTGCGCCGGCTGTGCCTGGAGCCCGGCTTCCTGTATATCGGCGTGCCGCAGGAAGAATTGCAGGGCGGCAAGGGCCAGGTATTGTTGAGGCTGTTCAAAAAGCTGCTCGACCAGGCCATTCTGGAGGTGGCGGGTGAGCACGGTGGCCGCCTGCCCGTGCACCTGTCGGTGTACCTCGATGAATTTCCCTCCTTCGGGCCGCTGCCCAACATCGCCGAGAACCTGGCGACCATGAGGTCGCGCCGGGTGGCCTACCACATCGCCCTGCAGAACCGCGCCCAGGGCGAGGCCGTGTACGGCCGCGACGAGTTCCGCGCCATGATCAACAACAACTTCGCCCAGATGGTGATCTTTCCGCGCTCGCTGCGCCTGGAGGACGCCCAGTTCTTCTCCGAGAGCTTCGGCGAGGTCACCGTGCGGGAGGAGAGCCACAGCGTCAACCAGGAGCCGGGCCTCTTCGGCATCATGGGCCGCAGCCGCCAGAGCCGGTCGTTCAAGGAGGTGGCGCGGCGCCTGCTGACAGCCGAGGCCATGCGTACCTTCCCGGACGGCTCGGCGGTGGTCGAACTGGTGGGCACTCCGCCGGTGATCGTGCGGATGCCGCGCCTGGACGAACGGGACAGCCCGCTGCGTCAGGTCTACCGCAGGATCCAAAGCCGCTTTGCCATTCCCCAGCTGCGCCGGCCCGACGCCGCGCTCCCCGAGGAGCCCCGTCACGCCGTGAGCGCGGTGTCCGCCGAACCCCCCCGCAATCCCCTGGCCGAGACCTTCAGGGTCTGGGTGGGCGACCTCCTTCAGGGCGGCGTACCGCTGGCGCTGGCGCTGGACGACCAGGGCAAACCCCTGGAGTTGATCCTGCAGACGGGGGATCTGGACGGCTTGCCCGTGGAGGCTGCCGCCTGGGCAGATAAGGGCTGGGTACAGACGGGTACCCACACCCTGACGGTCACCCGGCTGGGCCTGAGCCGTGTCGAACGGCTCTGGAAGGCCCTGTGCGAGCAGCAGGCCCGCCTGCCGGCCCTGCGCTGGGCGGCCGATCACGCCGCTCTGCTGGAAGGTCATCCACGGGCGAAGAATTCGGCACAGTCCCCATTGGGCCGCTGGACACCGGGCTCCGTCTGGCTGCCGCTGGATGTGGCCCTGGATGTGCTGGAGGCGGCGTCGGTGGACTGGCAGGATATAGAGCTTGCTGGACGATCTGTGTCCCTGGTCGAGGTGCGCTGGGCGGCGCAGGATGCGGTAGTGCTGGAGACTTCCCAGGTCATGGCGTCCGCCTGA
- a CDS encoding NPCBM/NEW2 domain-containing protein, which translates to MLSMTLSACSSAGTPSLQAAAQDAPALKSGFLSDQLDSAPAPVNGWGPVERDRANGDDAAGDGPPLSLSGVSFTKGLGVHANSELSFVLDGRCSRFRASVGVDDSVRVGGKYNARGISSLTFTVYAGTARLFDSGVMTEKSSTQTVDVAIPADARTLRLVVGDGGNWIGYDHGDWANARVECSVPTPVPTPAPAPAPAPTPKNVAYRGVSAAMWSEIDARASQFGDPHNCHARVDRIPGSGLTISPGDGNAISAALGRSNTVVLKGGTYRISDTVDLSGKTLVGAPGEDVVIDGRDVLMAVRMGQGGTLSNVRIIDTRNVGIELGSGGTAYRVSVARTGRSGRASGYLSTNGRAFVRANDDSRNNCVVSTEARDSYNDRRYDGTLDGVTDQGGNGDGYVVSSSTIIDSYAYNNSDDGFDFWESKESNYVYFSEAFEGGKSPLGFPNPTGKSGDGNGFKLGRGDQVHYIYKSRGFNNKQSGFTLNSNTGWPVIMGSEAFGNEMRDWDGLPGNTRGL; encoded by the coding sequence ATGCTCTCGATGACACTGAGCGCCTGCAGCAGTGCGGGCACACCGTCACTGCAGGCGGCCGCGCAGGACGCCCCGGCGTTGAAAAGCGGTTTCCTGAGCGATCAGCTGGACTCGGCACCCGCCCCGGTCAACGGCTGGGGCCCTGTTGAGCGCGACCGGGCCAACGGCGACGATGCCGCGGGAGATGGACCGCCGTTGAGTCTGTCTGGTGTTTCCTTCACCAAGGGTCTGGGAGTTCATGCCAACAGTGAACTGAGCTTTGTCCTCGACGGCCGCTGCTCGCGCTTTAGGGCCAGCGTCGGGGTGGATGACAGTGTCCGGGTCGGCGGAAAGTACAACGCCCGCGGGATCAGCAGTCTGACCTTCACCGTCTACGCGGGAACTGCACGGCTGTTCGACTCCGGAGTCATGACCGAGAAGAGCAGCACCCAGACCGTGGACGTGGCGATCCCGGCAGACGCCAGAACCCTGCGCTTGGTGGTCGGCGATGGAGGCAACTGGATCGGCTACGACCACGGGGACTGGGCCAACGCCCGCGTGGAGTGCAGTGTCCCTACCCCGGTGCCAACACCCGCACCAGCTCCAGCACCTGCACCCACACCAAAAAATGTGGCCTACAGGGGCGTCTCTGCCGCCATGTGGTCTGAGATCGATGCCCGCGCCTCACAATTCGGCGATCCCCACAACTGCCACGCCCGGGTCGACCGCATTCCGGGCAGCGGGCTGACCATCTCGCCGGGCGACGGCAACGCCATCAGCGCGGCCCTGGGCAGGTCGAACACGGTCGTGCTGAAGGGCGGAACGTACCGCATCTCTGACACGGTGGATCTGAGCGGTAAGACCCTGGTGGGTGCCCCTGGCGAGGATGTCGTCATCGACGGCCGCGACGTCCTGATGGCGGTACGCATGGGGCAGGGCGGCACCCTGTCGAATGTCAGGATCATCGATACCCGCAACGTGGGGATAGAACTGGGGAGCGGCGGCACCGCCTACCGGGTGTCGGTCGCCCGCACCGGGCGAAGCGGCCGGGCCAGCGGCTACCTGAGCACCAACGGGCGCGCGTTCGTGCGGGCCAACGATGATTCCAGAAACAACTGCGTCGTGAGCACCGAGGCGCGCGACAGCTACAACGACCGGCGCTACGACGGCACCCTGGACGGCGTGACGGATCAGGGCGGCAACGGGGACGGCTACGTGGTCTCCAGCAGCACCATTATCGATTCCTACGCCTACAACAATTCGGACGACGGCTTCGACTTCTGGGAAAGCAAGGAGTCGAACTACGTGTATTTCTCAGAGGCCTTCGAAGGCGGCAAGAGCCCTCTGGGCTTCCCCAACCCCACCGGCAAAAGTGGGGACGGCAACGGCTTCAAGCTGGGCCGGGGCGACCAGGTGCATTACATCTACAAGTCCAGGGGGTTTAACAACAAGCAAAGTGGCTTCACCCTGAACAGCAATACGGGCTGGCCGGTGATCATGGGCAGCGAGGCCTTCGGGAACGAGATGCGCGACTGGGACGGACTGCCCGGAAACACCAGGGGGCTGTAG